In Drosophila yakuba strain Tai18E2 chromosome X, Prin_Dyak_Tai18E2_2.1, whole genome shotgun sequence, a single genomic region encodes these proteins:
- the LOC6525193 gene encoding N-alpha-acetyltransferase 16, NatA auxiliary subunit produces MPSSDPLPPKEGALFRKLLKCYELKQYKNGLKLAKQILSNPKYTEHGETLAMKGLTLNGLGRREEAYKYVRLGLRNDLRSHVCWHVYGLLQRSDKKYDEAIKCYRNALKWEKDNLQILKDLSLLQIQMRDLEGYKETRHHLFTLRPSQHASWIGFAMSYHLLRDYDMANSILETFSQSQTSIEAHDYRHSELLLYQNQILIESDRLQQAVDHLTKYQAQIVDKLAVRETMGDLYIKLQQQEKAVPIFESLIRRNPENVLYYEQYIAARQVTDSSAVVSIYRVFQEQYPRALCPRRLPLNIANGAEFRVVTDEYLRRGLRKGIPPLFVNVRTLHQIPEKAAVIEELALQYFENLTRSGHFSREDADAGVPVEPASALVWTALFLAQHYDYMRDTDRALEYINVAIDHTPTLIELLITKGRIFKHAGDPVEAYVWLEEAQSMDTADRYINSKCAKYMLRANMVQEAEEICAKFTREGVSAMDNLNEMQCMWFQTECALAYQRMGRWGESLKKCHEVERHFAEIVEDQFDFHTYCMRKMTLRAYVGLLRLEDVLRQHPFYFKAAKCAIEVYIRLYDKPLKSETTIEEIDIENLPPSELKKLRSKQRKAKKKAELESAQAAQAQVKREQHQKSKQQANQETDPDAPQLDELVAEKLERTDDPLEKAIDFLKPLQQLAKERIETHLLAFEVYYRKNKLLLMLQCIRRARAVDPAHPEVHSCIIRFVKSLTIAAKEQPFNEHVQQVLDKATKELIGSKTPQQLNDEFIAKHNASILHLYEGARSLYELDNSKKAAAIKLVTSFNLTKLRLEEATKIYTALRDGDVFGECEAEAASYQQACHERFQYARIFRNVEELEAQLQEKEAAKLRAEEEQQQLIHVDSSEPVSVLATAAAAS; encoded by the exons AAATGCTACGAACTGAAGCAGTACAAAAATGGCCTTAAACTGGCCAAGCAGATCCTGTCCAACCCCAAGTACACGGAGCACGGCGAGACGCTGGCCATGAAGGGGCTCACCCTGAACGGACTGGGTCGCCGCGAGGAGGCCTACAAGTATGTGCGTCTGGGTCTGCGCAACGACCTGCGCTCCCACGTCTGCTGGCACGTCTACGGACTGCTTCAGCGTAGCGACAAGAAGTACGACGAGGCCATCAAGTGCTACCGCAACGCGCTCAAGTGGGAGAAGGACAACCTGCAGATCCTGAAGGACCTGTCGCTCCTCCAGATCCAAATGCGCGACCTCGAGGGCTACAAGGAGACGCGCCACCACCTGTTCACGCTGCGTCCCTCGCAGCACGCCTCCTGGATCGGTTTCGCCATGAGCTACCATCTGCTGCGTGACTACGACATGGCCAACAGCATCCTGGAGACGTTCAGCCAGTCGCAGACGTCGATT GAGGCGCACGATTACCGCCACTCGGAGCTGCTGCTCTACCAGAACCAGATACTCATCGAGTCGGATCGTCTGCAGCAGGCCGTGGACCACCTGACCAAGTACCAGGCCCAGATCGTCGACAAGCTGGCCGTTCGCGAGACCATGGGCGATCTGTACAttaagctgcagcagcaggagaaggcTGTGCCCATCTTTGAGTCTCTGATCCGCCGCAATCCAGAGAACGTGCTCTACTACGAGCAGTACATTGCCGCCCGCCAGGTGACCGACTCAAGTGCCGTCGTGTCGATTTATCGCGTGTTCCAGGAGCAGTATCCGCGCGCCCTTTGCCCTCGCCGCCTGCCTTTGAACATCGCCAACGGCGCCGAGTTCCGCGTCGTGACCGACGAGTACCTGCGCCGCGGTCTGCGTAAGGGCATTCCGCCGCTATTTGTCAACGTGCGCACTCTGCACCAGATTCCGGAGAAGGCGGCCGTCATCGAGGAGCTGGCGCTGCAGTATTTCGAGAACCTTACCCGTTCCGGCCACTTTTCTCGCGAAGATGCCGACGCCGGGGTTCCCGTCGAGCCGGCCTCGGCTCTGGTGTGGACGGCACTGTTTCTGGCGCAGCACTACGACTACATGCGTGATACGGACCGCGCACTGGAGTACATCAATGTGGCGATCGATCATACGCCAACACTCATTGAGCTGCTCATCACCAAGGGTCGTATCTTCAAGCATGCCGGCGATCCCGTGGAGGCGTACGTCTGGCTGGAGGAAGCCCAGAGCATGGACACGGCGGATCG CTACATCAATTCGAAGTGCGCCAAGTACATGCTGCGCGCCAACATGGTGCAGGAGGCAGAGGAGATCTGCGCGAAGTTCACCCGCGAGGGTGTCTCCGCCATGGATAACTTGAACGAGATGCAGTGCATGTGGTTCCAGACGGAGTGTGCCCTGGCCTATCAGCGCATGGGTCGCTGGGGCGAGTCGTTGAAGAAGTGCCACGAGGTGGAGCGCCACTTTGCCGAGATTGTCGAAGACCAGTTCGATTTTCACACCTACTGCATGCGTAAAATGACGCTGCGTGCCTACGTTGGCTTGCTGCGACTGGAGGACGTGCTGCGCCAGCATCCATTCTATTTCAAGGCGGCCAAGTGCGCAATCGAGGTGTACATTCGTCTGTACGACAAGCCGCTTAAGTCAGAGACAACCATTGAGGAGATTGACATTG AGAACCTGCCCCCCTCGGAACTGAAGAAGCTGCGCAGCAAACAGCGCAAGGCCAAGAAGAAAGCCGAGCTGGAGAGTGCGCAGGCCGCACAGGCGCAGGTGAAGCGCGAGCAGCACCAGAAGTCGAAGCAGCAGGCGAACCAGGAGACCGACCCCGATGCTCCGCAGTTGGACGAGCTGGTGGCCGAGAAGCTGGAGCGCACGGACGATCCGCTGGAGAAGGCCATTGACTTCTTGAagccgctgcagcagctggcTAAGGAGCGCATCGAGACGCACCTGCTGGCCTTCGAGGTGTACTACCGCAAGAATAAACTGCTCCTAATGCTGCAGTGCATCCGGCGCGCTCGCGCCGTCGATCCCGCGCACCCCGAAGTCCACAGCTGCATTATTCGCTTCGTTAAGTCGTTAACCATCGCCGCCAAGGAGCAGCCGTTCAATGAGCACGTACAACAGGTGCTGGACAAGGCCACCAAAGAACTGATAGGCAGCAAGACGCCCCAGCAGCTCAACGACGAGTTCATTGCCAAACACAACGCTTCCATACTGCATTTATACGAGGGCGCCCGCAGTCTGTACGAGCTGGACAATAGTAAAAAGGCCGCCGCCATCAAGCTGGTCACTAGCTTCAACCTGACCAAGCTCCGGCTGGAG GAGGCCACCAAAATCTACACAGCGTTGCGGGACGGCGATGTGTTTGGCGAGTGCGAGGCAGAGGCCGCTTCCTATCAGCAGGCGTGCCACGAACGTTTCCAGTACGCCCGAATCTTTCGCAATGTCGAGGAGCTGGAGGCTCAGCTGCAGGAGAAGGAGGCCGCCAAGCTGCGcgccgaggaggagcagcagcagttgatTCACGTTGATTCTAGTGAACCGGTGTCCGTTTTggcaacggcagcggcagcgtCTTAG